Sequence from the Nerophis ophidion isolate RoL-2023_Sa linkage group LG10, RoL_Noph_v1.0, whole genome shotgun sequence genome:
CAGGGTGGGGGTTATTTCTTGGAACAGCAACATGATGCTGTTCCATGGTGGGGAGTATTTCCTGGAACAGCCAAATTATACTCTTCAGGGTGGAGAGTAATTCCTGGAACAGCCACATGATGCTTTCTAGGGTGGGGAGTATTTCCTGGAACAGCCACACGATGCTTTCCAGGGTGGGGGTTAACTCTTGGAACAGCAACATGATGCTTTCCAGGGTAGGGAGTGTTTCCTGGAACAGCAACATGATGCTTTCCCATGGTGGGGAGTATTTCCTGGAACAGCAAAATGATTCTTTCCACGGTGGGGAGTATTGCCTGGAACAGCCACACGATGTTTTCCAGGGTGGGGGTTATTTCTTTGAACAGCAAAATGTTGCTTTCCATGGTGGGGAGTATTTCCTGGAACAGCAAAATGTTGCTTTCCATCTGTGGGGAGTATTTCCTGGAACAGCCACACGATGCTTCCCAGGGTGGGGGTTATTTCTTGGAACAGGCAAATGATGCTGTTCCAGGGTAGGGAGTATTTCCTGGAACAAGGGTGTGATCGGAGGCAGCACAAAGGGAAAAACTAGAACATCACACATGATCCAGAAGACTGGAGAGAGTCCAAAATGCAAAAAGTGAATATGAGAAACGCTAACTCAGCTGCAGCAGAGCTGCTCAGACATCAGCAGGGTGTCAAAGCCGTAGATCTCCAACAGGTGGAGCAGGAAGAGCCTGTCCCCGTGAGGGTCCAGGCCCATGGCCCTCACATTCTCCGGGGTCAGAGTGGGGTCCGGAGTCCCCGCCACCTCGCTCAGGGTTTGGAAAATCCTGTTGTTCTGCTCCAAGAAAAACCTAAACGTTTGAAAATGTGAAGTCAAAATGGTTGGAATAACAACTTGAAATATCCTAACTCATGTAAATCaccaataaaacaaaagtgtgactttttactgcatgctttgaatgggcAAGAAGGAGCACCATCCAatggaaaatatatttaaaatacattgaAATCTTAATCATATATATggcatttgtttgtttactattaaataataataatattactagtaataatatttaaaaaatatatataacatttattattattaatgtatgcCTGCTAAATTACCTTAAACAAATGGAGcaagttaatgttagcatgctaaaatgctaactgtattaTGCATCAAGAACCGAAGATAAATTACTGTGAGGTCTGTACCTGGAAATGTTTcaattgctagcatgctaacaatagcatgcatcaagtagcaAAATATGAATATTTTGCATGCAtttgaaattagctaaaaaatgtAGCATACTACGTTTGCACGCTAATaagtatcattcgtcaagtaactaAATATTTGACGCCAATGTGTTAAAATGCAAAATTAGGGAACAGGTTTTTTTTGCATGGTAAAATGCTAACTGAAttatgcgtcaagtaccaaaaatatatcactctgaggtgtgtactttACTTGGAAATGTGTTTCATTtgctagcatgcatcaagtagcaAAATATGATCATTTtgtatacaaaattagctaaaataaaaaaaatatctagtATATTACGTTAGCATGCAAATTAGCATActacgttaacatgctaataaaTATCATTCCTCAAGTAAAAAAATAGTTGATGCTGagagttttaaatgtaaaattagcACGAGTAAACTAGCATgatagtgttagcatgctaaaatgctaactgaattttgcgtcaagtaccaaaaatatattactctgaggtgtgtacttgGAAGTGTGTTTCAATtgctagcatgcatcaagtagcaaaatatgatcattttgtacaaaaaatttgctaaaataaaaaaaatctagcatattACGTTAGCAGGCTAACTAGCAtactacattagcatgctaataagtTTCATTCCTCAAGTAAAAAAATAGTTGATGCTTGGGGTTTAAAatgcaaaattagcacaaaaaaccTAGTAtgctaaatttagcatgctaaaatgctacctaAATTATGCGTCAAGaactaaaaaaaattttttctgaggtgtgtacctggaaATGTTTGAAATGCTAGCATGTAGCAAAATATGATAATTTTGTACACAAAAttaggtaaaataaaataaaaaaatgtagcaTATTACGTTAGCATGCAAATAAGTATCATTCctcaaataaaaaaattgttgatgctgagtgttttaaatgtaaaattagcACAAataaactagcatgctaatgttagcatgctaaaatgctaacttaattatgtgtcatgtaccaaaaatatattgttttatttttttttttgtgtgcaaattttgCATTTGCTCtgaggtacacacctcagagcaAATAcgaaatttgcacaaaaaaaaaggtagcacgcTAAAATCCGAACGCTAACGATTGTTTAGCTGCAAATGGCCCGAGGGCCGCACTTTGGTCCAATTTTTCAGAAGATGTCAAAATGTGGTACGGCGTACTCACAGAATGAACAAATCTTCCTCGCTGGACACGCAGTCGCCGTTCTCCTCCTGAGAGTAGAGCAGCATCTTCCTGCACACGTGCAAGCAAGTCAGCCAGTCCTCTTTTCCCCCACGCTCCCTGAACGCACCTCTGCTCGGTGAGCCTGCGGTACTTGTCCCTGTCGGCGGGGGTGAGGCGCAGCAGCGGCTTCAGGCCTTCCCTGCAGCTCTTGACGTTCTGGTTGTCCACGTAGACGTCGTACAGGTCCCGCTTCTCCTCCAGGATCTTCTCCGTGGTGCCTGCGGGCCACAGGCGGGCGCTTAGAGGGGAGGACAGACCCGGGTGGGGTGGGGATGCCACTCACATGCCACGTAGGACAGCTCCTTCTCCAGGACGCCCATGTCGGCCACGTTGACGTAGAAGAAGGGGCGGAGCTCGGGCACGGCCACGCCCACCCCCGGGATGGAGACGTTGGCCAGGGAGCAGCAGCAGTACACTGACAGGGAAATCGGCACGGCGTTAGTCTGGGGGCGGGGCAAAGTGGGCGGGGATATTTGCGTTTTGGGCCACACCTCTGTAGCAGACCACGCCCACCGGCGGAGGCGAGAAGATGAGGATCCGCCTCCGGAGGAGCGCCAGCTTCCAGAGGACCATGATCTGCTCCCCGAAGAAGCGGATGAAGTGGGACATGCAGCCTGCCGGGTGCGTGATCTGGGGGCGGAGCAACTGCCATGTGGTCAGTGCGGCTGCACCCGGACTACTCTAAAAGGCATGACCCCTCTTTTGTCCTTAGAAGTACCAGGATGTAGGTCACGGGAACACAAAGTCCGAGTTTGATCTGGGCTTCTTTCAAGCATCTGCTGCGGCTTTTTCACCCAAATGAAgcatttcaagcatgaaaaagctAAATAATGTAAACATGTCGATACTACAGTGGTGTTGCGTAAtaatgtaaacatgttgatatcacAGTGGTGTTGCACAATAATGTAaacatatcaatactacagtggtGTTGCTCAATAATATAAACATGTCAATATTACAGTGGTGTTGCACAATAATGTAAACATGTCAATACTACAGTGGTGTTGCACAATAATGTAAACATGTCAATACTACAGTGGTGTTGCACAATAATGTAAACatgtcaatactacagtagtgTTGCACAATAATGTTAACatgtcaatactacagtagtgTTGCACAATAATGTTAACATGTCAGTATTACAGTAGTGTCGCACAATAATGTAAACATGTCAATACTACAGTGGTGTTGCGCAATAATGTAAACatgtcaatactacagtagtgTTGCACAATAATGTAAACATGTCGATACTACAGTAGTGTTGCACAATAATGTAAACATGTCGATACTACAGTAGTGTTGCACAATAATGTAAACatgtcaatactacagtagtgTTGCGCGATAACGTAAACatgtcaatactacagtagtgTTGCACGATAACGTAAACatgtcaatactacagtagtgTTGCACAATAATGTAAACATGTCGATGCTACAGTAGTGTTGCCCAATAATGTAAACatgtcaatactacagtagtgTTGCACAATAATGTAAACATGTCAATATTACAGTGGTATCGCACAATAATGTAAACATGTCGATACTACAGTGGTGTTGCACAATAATATAAACACGTCAATACTACAGTGGTGTTGCACAATAATGTAAACATGTCAATATAACAGTGGTGTTGCACAATAATGTAAACACGTCAATACTACAGTGGTGTTGCACAATAATGTAAACATGTCAATACTACAGTGGTGTTGCGTAATGTAAACATGTCAAAAGTACAGTAGTGTTGCACAATAATGTAAACGTGTCAATAGTACAGTAGTGTTGCGCAATAATGTAAACATGTCGATACTACAGTAGTGTTGCACAATAATGTAAACATGTCAATAGTACAGTAGTATTGCACAATAATGTAAACATGTCGATACTACAGTGGTGTTGCGCAATAATGTAATCATGTCGATACTATAGTGGTGTTGCACAGTAATGTAAACATGTCGATGCTACATTAGTGTTGCACAATAATGTAAACATGTCGATGCTACATTAGTGTTGCACAATAATGTAAACATGTCAATACTACAGTAGGATTGCACAATAGTGACGATACACACGATATCAATTTAGCCAACGATAGCGCTTTGAATagtgaaaaaaatcgattcacatacGAATTgcgactatatgtatatatatattttttttttctttataaggAATACATTTTATACCATCTCAATGCATGATTGCATTAAATgaacgatttaaaaaaataattataattttttattaaatcaaataaATTATTATCAaatcaaatgatttttttttttaattaaatgaaaatattaaACGAATGAACATATTGTATACATAAATATTCTTGCACTTCCACCTTCATTTCCGGGTGCATGTTGTGGTTGATGGCGCTCCCCCAGGGGTCCACAGGGCACGCAGTTACAAGGTCGTCGCCGCCAGGGGGCAGCAGCGCCCTCTTGTCCTGGTAGAAGGCCTCCAGGGGCCAGTAATGTCCCGGGGACTGCAGCTGGAGCCTAAACACAGCAACACTGCACAGTCAGCCAAGAATGAAATGAAATAAAGGTGTGTCACGGCCGATGAAGAGCGGGGCAGGTGAGAGACGTCCCAACTCTGCAACTTTGACTTTAACTTGAATTTAACACGCTGGCTCTTTTAGGCCCAGAGGATGGAGCGTGGTGCCTGCAGCAAACTAAGTTGGAGCAGCAGATGACAATCTTGTGACCACACAAGGACAACTTTGTCTCACCCGGCACAGGTGACCTCATTTGATGAGTAACAGGAAGGAATGTTGCAAGTTTAGTGCTCAGTTGGAGTCTGACATGATGACACTCAAATATATCAGGAAGACAACTTGTGTCTTTTTTAGAAacgcaatattgtgagaaaaaagttattttatccaatccactttatttgtatcgcacatttaaacaacagaaatgtttccaAAGCGCTGCACAACAGTATTGAAAACAATATTCAAACATTATCCTTAGCTTCACCAATGActggataaaaacaaaaaataaataaaaataaaaacaaaaacaaaaattaatgataaaaaatgttacaagaattgtgtaaaaatatttttaataaaatcaTTTTAAGAACAATACGTGGCTTTTTGAatgattaaaagttaaaaaaggttgtgaaaaaagtatttcttttttctttttaaagttgtaattttacaagaaaaaaatatttaattttacaCTATTTTAGTGAAATGACtgcataaaaacaataaataaataaatataaaaccaatataaaaataaatgataaaaaatgttacaagaattatgtagaaatattttaataaaataattttaagaaCAATATGTGGCATTTTTAatgattaaaagttaaaaaaggttgtgaaaaaagtcagttttttttttaaggtgtaattttacaagaaaatatttaattttacaCTATTTTAGTGAAATGACTgcataaaagttaaaaaaggttgtgcaaaaagtcatagtttttttttctttctaaagttgtaattttacaagaaaaaaacatttaattttacaCTATTTTAGTGAAATGACtgcataaaagttaaaaaaaggttGTGCAAAAAgtcatagtttttttttctttttaaagttggaattttacaagaaaaaaataattaattttacaCTATTTTAGTGAAATGActgcataaaaacaaaaaaataaataaatataaaaccaatacaaaaataaatgataaaaaatgttacaagaaTTATGTAGAAATATTTTAATACAATAATTTTAAGAAAAATATGTGGCTTCTTTAatgattaaaagttaaaaaaaggttgtgaaaaaagtcagttttttctttttaaagttgtacttttacaagaaaaaaatatttaattttacaCTATTTTAGTGAAATGACTgcataaaagttaaaaaaggttgtgcaaaaagtcatatttttttttcttttcaaagttctaattttacaagaaaaaaatatttaattttacaCTATTTTAGTGAAATGACTgcataaaagttaaaaaaggttgtgcaaaaagtcatatgtttttttcttttcaaagttctaattttacaagaaaaaaatatttaattttacaCTATTTTAGTGAAATGACTgcataaaagttaaaaaaggttgtgcaaaaagtcatatttttttttcttttcaaagttctaattttacaagaaaaaaatatttaattttacaCTATTTTAGTGAAATGACTgcataaaagttaaaaaaggttgtgcaaaaagtcatgtttttttcttttcaaagttctaattttacaagaaaaaaatatttaattttacaCTATTTTAGTGAAATGACTgcataaaagttaaaaaaggttgtgcaaaaagtcatatttttttttcttttcaaagttctaattttacaagaaaaaaatatttaattttacaCTATTTTAGTGAATTGActgcataaatacaaaaaataaataaatataaaaccgatataaaaataaatgataaaattttttacaagaattgtgtaaaaatattttcaataaaataattttaagaaCAATATGTGGCATTTTTAatgattaaaagttaaaaaaggttgtgaaaaaagtcaggttttttttctttttaaagttgtaattttacaagaaaaaaaaatttaattttacacaATTTTAGTGAAATTTATTATAAGTCGTTTTTTTCTTTTGAAGAAAAACTTTATATTGTGAGGGATAAGTTGTAATGTTACaagatgttttaaaaaatatttgtaaatgttTTCTGGAAAAAAGGTATGATATTTTACATGATtgaagtcaaatatattgtaaaaaagtcatatttcttttcagaatttttttttttcaagaaaaaagtgtaATTTTACACGATTATAGtcaaatatatataaaagaataagtctattttttctaaatgtacaaGAATTGGgtagaaataattgaagaaaaacGATTTGATTTTAAGAACAAAGTATGGCAATTTtcatgattaaagtcaaatatgttgtgaaaaaagtCATAGTTTTGTTTAgaaaaatagttttatttttacaagaaaaaaatatttagtttttacaGGATTTTAGTCACATTTATTACGATAACCATTTGGTTTTTTCTTTTGAAGAAAAACTTAGTATTGTGAGGAATAAATTGTAATGTTACAAaaactgtgtagaaatattttaaggagaaaaattttaagaaaaaataattttaaaaaatattttaaattttttccggAAAAAGTATGctattttacatgattaaagtaaaatatatagtaaaaaagaagtcgttttccatggcttccccgaactcttcccatgtccgagtttttgcctccgcgaccgctaaagctgcacaccgcttggcccatcggtacccgtccactgcctccggagtcctgtgagccaaaagaacccgataggactccttcttcagcttgacggcatccctcactgctggtgtccaccaacgggttctgggattaccgccacgacaggcaccaacaaccttgcggccacagctccaatcagccgcctcgacaatagaggttcggaacatggtccactcggactcaatgtcccgcacctccctcgtgacatgttcaaagttctcccggaggtgtgaattgaaactctctctgacaggagactctgccagacgttcccagtagaccctcacaatgcgcttgggcctgccaggtctgtccggcatcctcccccaccatcgcagccaactcaccaccaggtggtgatcggtagaaagctccgcccctctcttcacccgagtgtccaaaacataaggccgcaaatccgatgacacaactacaaagtcgatcatggaactgcggcctagggtgtcctggtgccaagtgcacatatggacacccttatgtttgaacatggtgtttgttatcgacaaactgtgacgagcacaaaagtccaataacaaaacaccactcgggtttagatccgggcgaccattcttcccaatcacgcctctccaggtttcactgtcgttgccaacatgagcgttgaagtctcccagtaggacaagggaatcacccggaggagcactttccagtactccctcgagtgtacccaaaaagggtgggtattctgaactgctgtttggtgcgtaagcacaaacaacagtcaggacccgtccccccacccgaaggcgaagggaagctaccctctcgtccactgggttgaactcaaacgtacaggctttgagccggggggcaaccagaattgccaccccagcccgtcgcctctcactgccggcaacgccagagtggaagagggtccagtccctctcgagagaactggttccagagcccttgctgtgtgtcgaggtgagtccgactatatccagccggaacttctctacctcgcgcactagctcaggctccttcccccccaatgaggtgacgttccacgtcccaagagctagcttctgtagccgaggatcggaccgccaagtgccctgccttcggctgccgcccagctcacaatgcacccgacctctatggcccctgctatgggtggtgagcccattggaggggtgacccacgttgcctcttcgggctgtgcccggccgggccccatgggaacaggcccggccaccagacgctcgccatcgtgccccacctccgggcctggctccagagcggggccccggtgacccacgtccgggcgagggaaatctgggttcatttcgttgtaattccatagaagtctttgagctgctctttgtctgatcactcacctaggacctgtttgtcttgggagaccctaccagggggcatgaaaacccccagacaacatagctcctaggatcattgggacacgcaaactcctctaccacggtaaggtagcagctcagagactgcagcatcgcgtggacatcgggggcggtacctctggattggcagaccggggtggtggtccctctctttaagaagggggaccggagggtgtgttccaactatcgtgggatcacactcctcagccttcccggtaaggtttattcaggtgtactggagaggaggcttcgccggatagtcgaacctcggattcaggaggaacagtgtggttttcgtcctggt
This genomic interval carries:
- the LOC133560976 gene encoding DENN domain-containing protein 11-like, giving the protein MVERSDRAPLLDWEEVPSRGGADGQDRLSGPSAPGRLGWSSGPSSAPAPPATSITQAGTGDAPHPDRARHPWESGGGDVRLEERMLTWEGEKDQIVSVFVVAFNTRTGNMLEWCLPTDMDLEGVEFKAIASGSHRVTTDFIYFRKGRYFGLACFANMAVESPAERGARMKSVGILSPSYTLLYRYMGFLEHQVRLQLQSPGHYWPLEAFYQDKRALLPPGGDDLVTACPVDPWGSAINHNMHPEMKITHPAGCMSHFIRFFGEQIMVLWKLALLRRRILIFSPPPVGVVCYRVYCCCSLANVSIPGVGVAVPELRPFFYVNVADMGVLEKELSYVACTTEKILEEKRDLYDVYVDNQNVKSCREGLKPLLRLTPADRDKYRRLTEQRKMLLYSQEENGDCVSSEEDLFILFFLEQNNRIFQTLSEVAGTPDPTLTPENVRAMGLDPHGDRLFLLHLLEIYGFDTLLMSEQLCCS